The Nicotiana tabacum cultivar K326 chromosome 14, ASM71507v2, whole genome shotgun sequence genome contains a region encoding:
- the LOC107782867 gene encoding uncharacterized protein LOC107782867, translating to MAYLTKRFQKMVCRNGGILKRGSSSKPKGYDLCHKCGNPGNFIKDCLLLKQDQYKHNKDKAAKRNPVPDKRFKRKDVADNIVKQALAAWGDSSSEYGEDDGQGDSSMMAVESEKIGTCKFYVVEQIGQEGHGSWLPMSSFKDHKVCDAYVKGKQVRFSFKPKKEVSTSSPLDLLHMDLCGPMRVPSRGEKKYIFIIVDDCSNDETFPVFATFVKKIQVKMSHNIVSIRSDHGIAFDNAKFVEFYAENGISHNFLASRAPQQNGVMERKNRILEDMARTILIDSGVAKSFWEEAINIACYLVSRCMIRSLLNKTPYELLNERKPKLTYLRTFGCKYFVLNNGKEELGKFNAKSDEGIFIGYSSQSKAYKVGQDGEQSKVPGEVIDMENGKADMMSQVKKSNKDGAVVSPTDVEEPGPSITITEAANKVVDAVQGTPDVEIRSGTYVYNGSYSEEPGSSRNEIQFAKIMGSEFEMSMMRELKFFLGLQVKQTPKGTMTSQHKYIKEFLKRFEMESSKLIDTPIATATRLDIDEPDSPVNETMYRSIIGDNLYLIGYADADYAGYLVDRKSTSGMAHFLGSCLISYGIRKQKYVALSTAEAEYVTIASCCAQLLWIKQ from the exons ATGGCTTACCTGACAAAGCGATTTCAGAAAATGGTTTGCAGGAATGGGGGTATTCTAAAAAGGGGTAGCTCCAGCAAGCCAAAAGGGTATGACTTATGTCATAAATGTGGGAATCCAGGAAACTTCATCAAGGATTGTCTTCTCCTCAAGCAAGACCAGTACAAGCATAACAAAGACAAAGCAGCAAAGAGGAACCCAGTTCCTGACAAAAGATTCAAGAGAAAAGATGTCGCTGACAATAttgtgaaacaagctcttgctgcatggggagactctTCCAGTGAATATGGAGAAGATGATGGACAAGGTGATagctccatgatggcagtggaaagTGAA AAGATTGGGACATGCAAGTTTTATGTTGTTGAGCAAATTGGTCAAGAAGGACATGGTTCGTGGCTGCCTATGTCAAGTTTCAAAGATCACAAGGTGTGTGATGCATATGTGAAAGGAAAGCAAGTCAGGTTCTCcttcaagcccaaaaaggaagtAAGCACCTCAAGCCCACTTGATCTCCtccatatggatctgtgtggacctatgagggtgccaaGTAGAGGAGAAAAGAAGTACATTTTCATCATAGTGGATGATTGCTCCAATGATGAAACCTTTCCAGTGTTTGCTACTTTTGTGAAGAAGATTCAAGTGAAGATGAGCCATAATATTGTGAGTATAAGATCTGATCATGGCATAGCATTCGACAACGCAAAATTCGTCGAATTCTATGCTGAAAATGGTATAAGTCATAATTTTTTAGCTTCAAGAGcaccccaacaaaatggtgttATGGAGAGGAAAAATAGGATTCTTGAAGATATGGCAAGGACAATACTGATTGACAGTGGTGTTGCAAAAAGTTTTTGGGAAGAGGCAATCAACATTGCATGCTACTTGGTGAgtaggtgcatgatcaggtctcTCTTGAACAAAACCCCGTATGAATTACTGAACGAGAGAAAACCAAAGCTAACATATCTGAGGACATTTGGCTGCAAATATTTCGTTCTCAATAACGGGAAGGAAGAACTGGGAAAATTTaatgccaaaagtgatgaaggaatatttaTTGGCTATTCATCACAAAGCAAAGCTTAcaag GTTGGTCAAGACGGAGAGCAGTCGAAGGttcctggtgaagtcattgaTATGGAAAATGGAAAGGCTGACATGATGAGTCAGGTCAAGAAATCAAATAAAGATGGCGCAGTTGTATCTCCAACTGATGTAGAGGAACCCGGTCCCTCAATCACAATAACTGAAGCAGCGAACAAAGTTGTTGATGCTGTGCAAGGAACCCCTGATGTTGAGATAAGAAGTGGCACTTATGTCTACAATGGATCTTATTCAGAGGAACCTGGATCCTCTCGCAATGAGATTCAA TTTGCAAAGattatgggaagtgagtttgaaatgagcatgatgagGGAATTGAAGTTTTTCCTGGGATTGCAAGTTAAGCAAACTCCTAAGGGCACGATGACAAGTCAGCATAAGTACATTAAAGAGTTCCTAAAGAGATTTGAGATGGAAAGTTCAAAACTCATTGATACCCCTATTGCTACTGCCACTCGTCTGGACATAGATGAACCTGATTCTCCTGTGAATGAAACCATGTACAGAAGTATCATTG GAGATAATTTATACTTGATTGGGTATGCTGACGCTGATTATGCTGGTTATCTGGTGGATAGAAAAAGCACTTCTGGCATGGCACATTTTCTGGGATCGTGTCTGATTTCATATGGTATAAGGAAGCAAAAATATGTGGCTCTTTCAACTGCAGAAGCCGAATATGTGACAATAGCCTCTTgctgtgctcaattgttgtggatcaagcaGTGA